From the Papaver somniferum cultivar HN1 chromosome 2, ASM357369v1, whole genome shotgun sequence genome, the window AGCGTCTACCAGGGAGTTTGATATTCTGGCAtggtggcaggctaatagtaCCAAGTACAAGGTGCTATCACTTATGGCGAAGGATATTTTGGCAATACCAGTGTCTTCTTTTGCATCAGAATCTGCATTCAGTACCGGAAAGCGCATTCTTACCCCATGGCGAAGCTCGCTATCTACCAGGACAGTTGAAGCACTTCTCTGTACGCAAAGCTGGTTGCATAaacctatctctcttgattttctGTGTGACTATGTACCAGATGACAATTCCAACATTGAAGATGGTAATAGAATCACTTCTCTTTTGACTTGAAATTTGAATGAATGTTATCTTCTTTTATCTGTTAGTTTTTATACCTTTTATCATTGGACTTCATTGAATATATTTGAATatttcttctttgcattcttgtTGCAGACATTTTGGGAAAGGATGAAGATTAAGGGGATGATTGGCTTGAGAGATGGATGGACTGCAATCTTTTGCTGGTCTGctacttgagaaatgaagatcaaatggatgACTCTTTTTCTTTTACTGGCAACTCTTTATGCTACTTGCTTTTTAACTTTGGTTTCATCAGACTTTTTGGTTAATCTTTAGACTTAAGACTTTGGTCAATTTGTTTGTGAACTTCAACTCTGTTTTTATTCTCTAGACTATGGTTATCTTGTCAAGACTTAAGTATGGAATGTAGACATGTAGGATCAGTTTATTAGAAATTCAGAATGTATTTATGTACAGGTGTAGGGTATAGGtgaaaaccgaaccgaaccgtaaCCGAATAGTATCGGTGCGGTTAAAAACCGAACCGAATACTAAACAGTTCGGCTACAGTTTTAATTGTGATAACCGCACCGAACACAGTTAGGTGAACGGTTTTAGctataaccgcaccgaaccgaaccGTGTGCAGGCCTAGTGTGCAATCTTTAGCTGAAatatcttcctctctataaagaTTTTAGACATATGCTTTCTGTTTTAAAGGATATGGTGATTTATACCAATGATGTGCCATCTTGGGATTTTAATTTTACAAGAACGCTTAGGGATAATGAAGTGGTAATAGCTGCAGATATGCCGCAACTTACTGACAATCCTATTCTGATGGATTCTGGTGATGACTACTTCAAGTGTAAGCCTGGTAACTCTTTCTCTATCAAATCCTGCTACTAACAATGTTGCTGTTGTCACTTGGTGTTTTATGTTATAATGTTGCTCAAACTTTGGATTCTCTCAGAAATTCAATTGTTGCCAACGGGTCTATTGGGACAAAGGTTTCTGCAAACTTTTTCCAAATGTAGGTTTTCACAACTAGGATATACAAACACTAGCGGAATAATCACATGAGAAATTTGCAAAGTGCTTGGTGTTATCTCGAGAAATGGATGTGATTTGGTAAGGTAATCAGCTGTTCTGTTGGTCGATAGTGAAGTATTCCATCAGTTGAACTGTTCACAGATTTTAGTGGTGGTAGTATTCAAATTTGTTTTCCATTTTTCAAGTTGTTTATTATTCCATTTTTCGAGTTGTCTATTTATGGAACAATGTATATTGGCCATAGCTTCACAATATCCCAAGCTATTCAATATCATTCTTTGGATCCTTCACGGCACTTACCTAACAACCTATTGTTGTGCATTTTTTTTGGTTATAAATTTCAACTTTGCGTATCAACTTAGATTATAGAGATACAGTTCTACACTTCTATTTGTGagaaaaaacacacacacactacAGGATGACTCCTCGGTTACTGCAAGGGTTTTTCTTGGAGGCTGCTTCAGTGAAACACCAGCAAATTCTAGTACTAAGGCGAAATATCCTACAAACTTTGGATTGGTATAGTGTTGCTGTATTCCCCATgggcttagagcatccacagtcacgaccaaatttggggactatacccaaatttggtctcaaaACCAGCCGTAATGGAACGGACTAAAACTATATTTAGtcgagataattagggtttgggaccAAATCTGGTCGCCGACCCAGACTAAAATCAGTTATAGTGGGACGGGGTTATTATGAGCGTATGAATCCAGACGGGAGTATAGTGAGTGCTTCACACCGGGCGTATGTATAAAGAACGCATGATATTGGGACGGATGTATAAAGAGCGTATGAATGAGGCGTATTTATAAACACCGCCGGACCAAACGGATGTAATACATACGCCCTAAACCGAGCGTAATTGTATTATGTGCGCCTGGTTGGGGCGCTGTTTTAATGTGCGCCTGGTTGGGGCGCTGTTTTAATGTGCGCCTAGTTGGGACGCTGTTTTAATGTGCGTCTGTTCTAAACACTTTAACATATTGTTCTAAACACTTTAGTCAATGAACCGTGGGGCATTACATGATTATACCTAATAACATTTTAGCAATTACTAATCAAACCCACTAATTAAACACATCTCACCAGGTGCATTTTGTATCTCCGTCCCACCCAGACGCACTTTATATCTCCGTCCCATCCAGACGCAATTTCTATCTCCGTCCCACCAAACGCACTTTCCATCTCCGTTCCTTGTCCGGCGTAAATTATACCTACGTCTCAATCAAGCGCGCATTATACCTCCGTTTCATTCAGACGCATATTATAAACACGCTTCATCAAGAAACGTGGATATAAGTTCCGTCCCGTATCAAGCGTGGGTATAaattacgcttcaccaaattttggtcTACTCCCGTTGTGCTTGAACACacagaataccaaatttttttggcttttagtctggcttttggtatttggcccgtttcatgactgtggttgctcttacaaGTTACAACCAGTCGTGCGCTTGTCCATTTTCTTTTTCTGTGCCTTGATGCCATCATCGATGCTCTTTTCAACTACTAGGACTATGCAGTCTTGAAATGAGGTTAGGTGTTAGGTATTGCATTTCTTGTCCCATCCTGTGTCCTGCTACTCTGCCAGGATCAACTCGTCTTTTTCGAAAACCAAACAAGGAAACCATATTAAAATCGACACAACTGGTGCATGCCTGGATCTGGATGGTTTAATCATATTTATTATGTCCTTTACGCCACGTTTTCTTATGAGCAAGAAAGGTAAAtcatttatatctccgatatggccGATCAGGAAACATATATATCTGCGGTCATTCTTCCCTCTTTCGCACACTAAACCCTCAATTTGTCTTTCTTCTTGATATCAGTCCAGTACTACACGGCCAAGATGGTAATGGAGATTACACCAGAATCAAAGTGGGAAGGCAAAGTACAGGCAAAACTAGAAGGACCGAAAGCAGATCAAGTATGGATAATTTTACAAGATTTTTTCAATTTACATAAATGGTTTCCCTCTCTCACTACTTGTTATGGAATCGAAGGTATTTCAGGCCAACCCGGTTGTATCCGTTATTGTGCTGGGTCGAGTATTCCAGCATCATCATCCATTAATGGCCGTGATGGTGATGTTACGATAACCAATTGGTCAACGGAGAGACTAGTTGATATCGACTCAGTTCAACGGAGTATAACTTATGAGATTGTAGACTGTAATATTGGGTTCAAGTCTTATGTTTCCACCATGAAAGTTGTACCTTATAATAATGGtgaaaatgatgaagataatgGTTGTTTGATTGAATGGTCATTCGTTGTTGACCCAATTCAAGGGTGGGAACTAGAAACTTTGGTTTCTAAGTTTGATTCTGGTTTGCAACGTACGGCATCAAagattgaagcaactcttaacaACAAGTAAAGTCTATCTTTATAGTATTATTTAATTTGCTGTGATAAAAATGACATCAAATAAAATTATCACTGAACAAATCCCTTTTCATTTGatgaaattttattttcttccataTTGCTCAAACATATTTGATCTAACAGAATTTCAGTGGTTGGTTTTGGTAGAGCCACAAATGTTTCTGGATGGGGTTAATGAGTCGCAAGTATATGGCCATTTATAAAAACGAGATTCTCAATGTCATTTAAGCACCCTCTTTACCACCGCATTAATGgagaattttttttaatgacGTTATCTAAATTTTACATGTGTGGCCGTATGGGTGCATGGGTTTAGTCTACGGGGAGTCGTATTCCTAGCTATGTCCTGGATCCCTGGCTATGTCATTATGGATGAGgatgatcatttttttttctttttttattgggAGAATTGGAAAAATGCTCCAAAACTgggtgcaatgttggaaatctgcccTAACATTTAAAAGGTTGGAAAAATGTCCCATTCCGTTAGAAATccagttaagtcacatgtgtgaGCTTATACATgcgaaaaaaaaaccaaatataTCCTTCAGAATTCAGGGTTTGGGGTTCAAAATTCAGGATTcaaggtttagggttcaaggTTTAAGGTTCGGGTGGTGGTGGCGTTGGTTTAgtggtggttctggtggtgaTGGTTGTCATACACATATGACTTAACTGGGTTGGATGGCAATTTTAACGGAATGTGACATTTTTCCAACTATTTTTGACGttggggcagatttccaacattgcacccCATATTGGGTCATTTTCCcaattttcactttttttttattttgtggaaTGGTTTGGGGGACATCGCGCAACTCAAGCTGGAATCATATCCGTCGTTATCTTATTTCGCTTCGTGACTGTGTTCAGCTGTGTAAAGATGAGTAGATTATTGTgttgaaacatttgattctctgATAAGAAATGATGACACCAAATGATGGTTGTCGACTTGTCTCCCTTACTTGGTTTCTGGGCACATCAAAATATTCCTaggtttttctttctctctccctCTCCCTCTCTTTTGAGTTTTGATACAGGTTTTCCACAAGGGACTGACTTGAATAGTGAGAGAGCACGGTGAGACTCACGATCCTGCCaccagcaaaataaagtaaaaaataGCAGCAGTGATACACACCGATACGGTGTGCACCGAGAGGGATCTGACGGTCCCTCTTACAACGTGCTTAGCATCAGGAGGGTGGTGGGTAGGTGTGGATCCCATCCCCTCTCACACGGTGTCCATCACGGTGCTGAGACTTCGGTGTGTctaatatttttcaaaaaataggGGGTGCTGTTTCGGTGGGTACTGGGTACATGGGTTCTTTCACCTTCTCATTTTCGTTCATCTTTTCTTAACAAGTTGTTTTTCCTTCCGAGTGATGCTATTACATCcaattttataatttatttttatttttgagacAGAAAAGGGCAAAATTTATTAAAAGGTACAGTAACCGCTCATAAAAAAGATGAATGTCGTTGAAAAGAGTTACAAGTAGAAAAACAGACTAACGAAACCTGCAACATAAGGAAATAAAAAATACAAGGTTACATGAGTAAAAAATACAAGTTACATGATTGTCGCATGTCAATTGTGAAGCACCATCTCAAGAGAAATATGTTTAAATATTTCGTCCTTCATCAACCAGTTGAAAAGCAAAAGTCTTAATATCATCTATTAGCCTCTCAATAGGGTTATACAGCCCCATAATACCTTTTATTTCTTTCAAGCCACGCAGTCCACCAAATAGCAAATGGGATTAGCTCCCATAATTTCCATTTATTtgacttcttcttcctcttttgccTTCATTCCCATAGAGTATTTATGACACAATCATTAGAAACCCATTGCAGATTGaaacaatctagataaaattgcCAAATTTGTCTAGTTGTTTCACAGTGAACGAAGATATGATTATTTGATTCAGCAACTTTTTTTGCTGAGCAAACAACCATTAACAATGATGGAATTCCTCAGCTTATCCATTGTAGGAGAAGCATTATAGCAAAGAgaccatataaaaaaaaaaaaaaaactgatcctCTCTGTATTATCTAGAGAAGTATAGCAACCTGACACAGAAAAGGTGACACCCAATATTCAAACTCTGACATCATCACTAATAGTTAGTGAATTGGCTATGGAATAAAGTTCAACAGCTGCACCAGTTCAgttaattcaacatcattcaaaacTCACGACAGGTTCAAATTCCAAGTCTTGATATCATTGCAGATAGAAACCACTTCAGAGATAGTATAATCCTTGCTTCTAGATATCCTAAAAATGTTGGGAAACCTATTTTTCAATACCACTCCATTGCATCGCAAGTCTTTCCTTAAAAGACATTTGTTACCACTGTTAACATGAATAACAAAGTTAGAAATTACAATATCCTTGTATTTCACTATCCCTGTGCATAAACTCTTGTTAACTGGCCTATTAGGAGAAATAGGGTAGAAGTGTTTTGTTCATGGTACTAAGTTTCTTGATACCAACACCTCCATTCACCTTTGATGCATTGACTTTATCCCATCCCACCCAGCCTCTTTTCTTGACTGTTTtagatccccccccccccccccccccccccccccccccccccaaaatgAAATGTCTCACAATTCTTTCCATTTTTTCTCAACAGATTTTGGTAGCTGAAAAAAAGAAAGGTAGTAGATTGGGAGACTAGAGAGAACGGTGTTGACTAAGATGATTCTACCTCCATTAGAAATGTATTTTCTTTGCCAtccacttaattttttttttctggaatCTCTGCAGAATAACTTCCCAAATAGAAGTAGCATTTGATTTACTGCCCAGAGGAATACCCAAGTTATTAATAGGAAATTTAACACATGAACAATTAACACAAGCTCTAGCATTTTGAGTCTCTCCCACAGGCACCACTCCACTTTTCTTGAAATTAACTCTAAGGCCAGAAATGAGCTCAAAAGCAAATAAGATGTTCTTCAAATTTGGGATCTGTTCAGTATTATCATCAGTAAAGATAATAAGATCATCTGCAAACTGAAGGTAATTAATGATAGTGCCTTGAGGGGATGGACTGAATCCAGAGATAAGCTCCGTAGAGGCATCTCTCTTAATAATGAGGGAAAGAACTTCAGCAACCATAATGAACAAAAACGGTGAAATATGGTCACCCTGTCTAACTCCCTTACCACTTCTAAATAAACTTGAAGCTTGACCATTGATTTCCAAAGATTATCCAAGAGAAGATACGCACCAATGAATCCAATTTCTCCAAACATTTCCAAATCCAAACCTTTGCATTGTAACATCTAAACAATTCCAATTGAGGTTATCAAATGCCTTTTTTAGATCCACTTTGACTACTAGTCCAGGGTTTTGAGATCTTTCTCTAGCATCAATGAGTTCAACTGCAATTAGAATTACATTAGTAATTTGCCTGCCATCAACAAATGCACCTTGAAATTCAGAGATCAAAGAAGGAAGAATTGATTTTAGCCTATTTTCCAGAAGCTTAGAGACAATCTTGTAGACACCTCCAATGAGACTTATAGGTCCGTACTGGTTCATACAGACAACTCCATCACATTTAGGAACGAGAATAATGTTAGTGAAATTTAACCTCCTGTCTAGAAAACCAAACCTCTTAAATCTTTCATTACATTCATTAAATCAAATTTGATAATATCCCAGAACCATCCGGTCCAGGTGACTTGTTAGACCCAAAATTCCATATAACAGATttaacttcttcttcattaaaaGGCTTCTCAAGTATTATTTTATGTTGAACTGATAAAGAAGGCATCTCCAGATCATCAAAGTTGGGTCTGTAATTTATATGGTCTTCAAAAAACTTAGCATAATGACTCTTTGCTTCTTCATTTATTTGTTCCATGTCATAAGACAAAGAACCATCTATAAAAAGAGAATTGATGCTATTTAATTTATGTCTGAAAGAAGCATTCTTATGAAAACAAATTGGAGTTTCTTTCACCATCAGCAATCTATTGCCCTTTAGATATAGCATGCCATTTTCTAGATAAGTTTAGAAGTTGCAGATTTATTCTTAATTTTAGTGACTTCTCTGTCAATATAATCTTCAGCTGACAAGATGTTCATTTCTTCTAAACTGTCATAAACATCTATAAGATTTTCTATCCTGTCAACTTCATCTTGGATAGACCCATAAGTCTCCCTCCCCCATTTCTTAAAAAGAAATTTCAAACCTTAAAGTCTTTTTGCAAAAATAAAACTTGGTTTCCCATAAAAATTAAAACATTCCACCATATTCTCATATTGTCAAGAAATTGAGGGTGAGAAAGATAGAAATTATCAAACTTGAAGGAGGGTTTATAAGAATTATCGGTGTTGCAGTTTAGCATAATAGAAGCATGGTCTAAAATAGGCCTCTTCATTATGTATTGAACCAAGTGTGGACAATGTTCCTCCCACTGATCAGCAGAACACACAAATCTGCCAAGTCTACACAGAATATGAGGGTTTTATGAATTGTTCGAGGTAAACTTGCCTCCAGCCATTTGTAAATCTATCAGATCACAAGAGTTAAGAAAAATTTTAAAGTGTCTTCTATTAATCATGACACCACCATCTCTATTTCTTTAAGACTGGAACAAAATAGCATTTCCAATCACCTCCCATGAGCCATGGAACATCATCCCACAAAAATCTTAAGTCTCTTAGCTCTTTCCAAAATTGATCATAGTCTTTATGGTCAGTAGCTCCACAGACAGAAGTGAATATCCACTTGAAATTGTCATTTGAATTCCGAAATTTTAAAGTGATAGAAAAAGCTCTGAATAATGATTTTTCCATAACCACAATACTTGGATGCCACATAACAATAATTCCTCATGATCTTCCAATAGAAGGGAAATGAACAAATGAAATTTTAAGCAGTTGTTATCTTTGATAGACATCTTATTGCTAGTCGTAGTAGATCGGAAATCTATCACTCTTTGGTATTCTTCGGTATCCAAATATGATAGTTTGTAAACTTAATTATGCTTATCTTGATAATTTAGTTCTTGGTTGTTCTGACCGAACAAGGGagtttaattatttaattaaacTAGAGATCCTTTGTTGAGCTCGACAGTAATCTCTAATTTGTTTCTTGAGATTTATAGAGAGGTTATCGAATACAAATTAGTTCTTTACTGTTTTGGAAGAcgatccataggagttgagttcTTGAAGTCTTCACGAACatgtgaagcaacttaagatagtgaacTCTATCTAAGGATTCACGTGTGTCAACCATATTAGTTGTAGGCACAGGGATACTGGGTAAACTAGGTAATTAGGGGtattttacttggtctcaactatacgaagttgctagtggtctttgtatagcggcttaattatgagagtattcaaaactggactaggtcccggggtttttctgcatttacagttttctcgttaacaaaatcttgttatgtgcttttactttactttccacgttataattattgtttagttataataaagtaattgtACTTGTGCATTAAtcaaaacacttgggttgatccctatagttaagTTCGGTTTTAGACTTGTATTATATACCAAGTGTCTACCTTGTGGTTGccatcttcttgacagtctctgtTCATATTAGATCACGCAACGTATCAGTCATTTAATATCAAaaaaattgtggtgtacttgttaccctcgtcatttcatctTCAAagcaaaagtattttttttttctttttggatttcAAAGTTAATTGGTTTCTAATCAACTTTGAAATTCCCCTTATCAACCACGGTTTTTGCTCTTGTAAAGGCTATTATAGGTATGCTATAAGAGTTTTATGGGCATTTTTTTAGAATGGTCACCTTCTTCTAGTTGGTTTCACAAAATCATCACACCTTTAATTAGTGTTTAAAATAGAGTCTTTTTCCCATCCAAGTTAActgttttgaaaaagaaaaaaaaattgaattttgtccCAAATACCCCTCCT encodes:
- the LOC113353627 gene encoding lachrymatory-factor synthase-like isoform X3 — its product is MVMEITPESKWEGKVQAKLEGPKADQVWIILQDFFNLHKWFPSLTTCYGIEGISGQPGCIRYCAGSSIPASSSINGRDGDVTITNWSTERLVDIDSVQRSITYEIVDCNIGFKSYVSTMKVVPYNNGENDEDNGCLIEWSFVVDPIQGWELETLVSKFDSGLQRTASKIEATLNNKATNVSGWG
- the LOC113353627 gene encoding uncharacterized protein LOC113353627 isoform X4 yields the protein MSFTPRFLMSKKVLHGQDGNGDYTRIKVGRQSTGKTRRTESRSSISGQPGCIRYCAGSSIPASSSINGRDGDVTITNWSTERLVDIDSVQRSITYEIVDCNIGFKSYVSTMKVVPYNNGENDEDNGCLIEWSFVVDPIQGWELETLVSKFDSGLQRTASKIEATLNNKATNVSGWG
- the LOC113353627 gene encoding lachrymatory-factor synthase-like isoform X1; protein product: MSFTPRFLMSKKVQYYTAKMVMEITPESKWEGKVQAKLEGPKADQVWIILQDFFNLHKWFPSLTTCYGIEGISGQPGCIRYCAGSSIPASSSINGRDGDVTITNWSTERLVDIDSVQRSITYEIVDCNIGFKSYVSTMKVVPYNNGENDEDNGCLIEWSFVVDPIQGWELETLVSKFDSGLQRTASKIEATLNNKATNVSGWG
- the LOC113353627 gene encoding uncharacterized protein LOC113353627 isoform X2, with amino-acid sequence MPGSGWFNHIYYVLYATFSYEQESPVLHGQDGNGDYTRIKVGRQSTGKTRRTESRSSISGQPGCIRYCAGSSIPASSSINGRDGDVTITNWSTERLVDIDSVQRSITYEIVDCNIGFKSYVSTMKVVPYNNGENDEDNGCLIEWSFVVDPIQGWELETLVSKFDSGLQRTASKIEATLNNKATNVSGWG
- the LOC113351486 gene encoding uncharacterized protein LOC113351486 is translated as MVAEVLSLIIKRDASTELISGFSPSPQGTIINYLQFADDLIIFTDDNTEQIPNLKNILFAFELISGLRVNFKKSGVVPVGETQNARACVNCSCVKFPINNLGIPLGSKSNATSIWEVILQRFQKKKIKWMAKKIHF